One stretch of Halobacillus litoralis DNA includes these proteins:
- a CDS encoding SDR family NAD(P)-dependent oxidoreductase: MKPTALITGASGGIGYELARLFAKSGYNLIVVARSEDKLHQLKEELDGHPITIIPQDLSEPEAAEIVYSKVKELGLNVTVLVNNAGFGLNGLFEDLPLLDQQKMLQVNINALTELTHLFLPEIKAARFRSIPKGVLNVASTAAFQPGPKMAVYYASKAYVLSLSEALVEELKDTSVTVTTLCPGATDTNFFKTAKAEHTKLVNSTMSPESVAKSGFLGFVKGKRVVVPGVMNQGLAFASKFIPRSFAAKLAHYVDS; encoded by the coding sequence ATGAAGCCAACTGCATTGATTACAGGAGCCTCGGGTGGTATTGGATACGAGCTCGCCCGTCTATTCGCAAAATCAGGATATAACTTGATTGTCGTTGCACGATCCGAAGACAAGCTTCATCAGTTGAAAGAGGAACTTGATGGTCACCCAATCACTATTATTCCCCAGGATTTATCAGAACCGGAAGCAGCTGAAATTGTGTATAGCAAGGTAAAAGAACTTGGCTTAAATGTTACGGTTCTTGTAAATAATGCTGGTTTTGGTTTGAATGGACTTTTTGAAGACCTTCCTCTACTGGACCAACAAAAAATGTTGCAGGTGAACATCAATGCACTTACTGAACTGACCCACCTGTTCTTGCCGGAAATCAAAGCGGCCCGCTTCCGCTCCATTCCTAAAGGAGTGTTGAATGTAGCGAGCACGGCTGCCTTCCAGCCTGGTCCAAAAATGGCCGTATATTATGCTTCTAAAGCCTACGTCCTTTCCCTTTCAGAAGCTCTTGTAGAGGAACTGAAAGATACAAGTGTGACGGTTACCACCTTATGCCCGGGCGCAACAGATACCAACTTTTTCAAAACAGCAAAAGCAGAGCATACGAAACTTGTGAACAGTACGATGTCCCCTGAATCGGTAGCCAAATCCGGGTTCCTCGGCTTTGTGAAAGGCAAACGCGTGGTTGTTCCCGGTGTGATGAACCAAGGATTGGCCTTTGCATCCAAGTTCATCCCACGCTCATTTGCAGCAAAATTAGCTCATTATGTCGATAGCTAA
- a CDS encoding STAS domain-containing protein — MKKKDIDFEGMEFQWQGVDMVLHIYTKRFIHEGENFILIRIFNRTEQSKREKELIHMIGEMTANIVTIAKGYALLPLQPILREEQRHILLERVPVLCQEQNVSRLAIQFSGITSIDEEWAVLLKNLMMSLRMLGIEVVLAGMRPQVVMQFTENHIQLDGVRTFMNVQQATKYFLETGLKPRFE; from the coding sequence TTGAAGAAAAAAGACATAGATTTTGAAGGGATGGAGTTTCAATGGCAAGGTGTGGACATGGTGCTGCATATTTACACTAAACGCTTTATCCATGAAGGAGAGAACTTTATTCTCATCCGTATTTTCAATAGGACGGAACAATCAAAAAGAGAGAAAGAGTTAATCCATATGATTGGAGAAATGACGGCTAATATTGTAACCATAGCGAAAGGTTATGCCCTTTTACCATTACAGCCAATCTTAAGAGAGGAACAACGCCATATCTTATTGGAAAGAGTACCTGTTTTATGTCAGGAACAGAATGTGAGTCGACTGGCGATTCAGTTCTCGGGTATTACTTCGATTGATGAAGAATGGGCAGTCCTTTTGAAAAATCTTATGATGAGTCTTAGGATGTTGGGCATTGAAGTTGTTCTAGCCGGCATGCGGCCCCAGGTAGTGATGCAATTTACAGAGAATCATATCCAATTGGATGGAGTACGGACATTTATGAACGTGCAGCAAGCAACCAAGTATTTTCTGGAGACAGGGTTAAAGCCGAGGTTCGAATAG
- a CDS encoding PLD nuclease N-terminal domain-containing protein: MLFTQNVIEFMNENLAIIAPLIIIQVVLMITALVSLIRAESTKGPKWIWALIILFINTLGPIAYFIFGRSHES, encoded by the coding sequence ATGTTATTCACTCAAAACGTCATTGAATTCATGAACGAAAATTTAGCGATCATCGCTCCCCTGATTATCATCCAGGTGGTCTTGATGATTACAGCTCTTGTAAGCTTAATACGGGCGGAGTCTACCAAAGGACCGAAATGGATTTGGGCGCTCATTATTTTATTCATCAACACGCTCGGCCCCATCGCTTACTTTATCTTTGGAAGGAGTCATGAGTCGTGA
- the sigY gene encoding RNA polymerase sigma factor SigY, translated as MDSDLIRRAQDGDEHALAELLKKYYSFIVKYIWKMSGDEQLAYDVTQDTLIKTIQKINQFNHRSKFSTWLIQIATHTYLDYKRKQKRKYELDEKLRKEFAPSPVSLSSDWHEVQEALWKLEDDHRIPLVLKHYYGYDYKDIAKMTKAKVGTVKSRVHYGLEYLRKELKTDDR; from the coding sequence ATGGATTCGGATCTCATCAGGAGAGCACAAGATGGAGATGAACATGCGCTTGCTGAACTTTTGAAAAAATACTATAGCTTCATCGTTAAATATATATGGAAAATGAGCGGGGATGAACAGTTAGCTTATGATGTGACACAGGACACTCTAATCAAGACCATCCAGAAAATCAACCAGTTTAACCATCGCTCCAAGTTCTCTACATGGCTGATCCAGATTGCTACACACACATACTTGGACTACAAACGAAAGCAAAAAAGAAAATATGAACTGGATGAGAAACTGAGGAAAGAATTCGCCCCCTCCCCTGTTTCTCTTTCAAGTGATTGGCATGAAGTCCAGGAGGCTTTATGGAAACTTGAGGACGACCATCGAATCCCGCTCGTTTTAAAGCATTATTACGGATATGATTATAAGGACATTGCGAAAATGACCAAGGCAAAAGTTGGGACAGTGAAATCAAGGGTTCATTATGGACTTGAGTATTTACGAAAGGAGCTGAAAACGGATGACAGATAA
- a CDS encoding GNAT family N-acetyltransferase: MEAIQIRTFLEKDFDAVQQLNEKEGWSGLVERSEETLCSWLNSEPALVAVVDHELVGFLRGLTDGSITLYVCDLLVKESFRNQGIAEKLIQTAHECYPSTRVEMLASTKSEGYYANQGYRSFYGFRKSAEEM, from the coding sequence ATGGAAGCAATTCAAATTCGTACGTTTCTTGAAAAAGATTTTGACGCTGTCCAGCAATTAAATGAAAAAGAAGGATGGAGCGGCCTTGTTGAACGTAGTGAGGAGACCTTATGCTCCTGGCTGAATTCAGAACCAGCCTTGGTTGCGGTTGTAGATCATGAACTCGTCGGCTTTCTCCGAGGACTGACAGATGGATCCATCACTTTGTATGTGTGCGATCTTCTTGTGAAAGAAAGTTTTAGAAATCAGGGGATTGCGGAGAAATTGATCCAAACCGCTCACGAATGCTATCCAAGTACACGTGTGGAAATGTTGGCTTCAACAAAATCTGAGGGTTACTATGCAAATCAGGGATATCGATCCTTTTATGGATTCAGGAAATCAGCTGAAGAGATGTAA
- a CDS encoding PAS domain-containing protein translates to MLLRNAMDLLDEGVLISDEEYTITYVNPAYVRMFQLEEERIVGEKLNHLYPDLAPEKRVLSKSIEEKRHRF, encoded by the coding sequence ATGCTATTACGTAATGCGATGGACCTTTTGGATGAGGGTGTACTGATCAGTGACGAAGAATACACTATCACATACGTCAACCCTGCCTATGTAAGGATGTTCCAATTAGAGGAAGAGCGCATTGTTGGAGAAAAACTCAATCATTTGTATCCGGACTTAGCACCAGAAAAAAGAGTCTTATCCAAGTCCATTGAAGAAAAAAGACATAGATTTTGA
- a CDS encoding ABC transporter ATP-binding protein, which produces MIHLKNLTKKFDKEYAVKNITFDLSQGKCVALLGPNGAGKTTTLKMIAGLMHPTSGEVELSNGVSGDIRKYIGYLPQHPQFHNWMTGKEFLHFVARLSNIPKLESQKRAEQLLDRVGIADAKNRRISSYSGGMKQRLGIAQAMIHKPSVLLLDEPVSALDPIGRRDVLNLMEDLKQEATLLYSTHILNDAEEASDEILLMHKGSIVESGSLQDVKERHQVDKITLRFEGNMELYKEIVEAFPFVTHTDIQKQKLHVYVQNIAEARDVLLDLVHKEQWPLLFFEVGQTTLEDLFMKVVNEHAMADHL; this is translated from the coding sequence GTGATCCACCTAAAAAATCTGACAAAAAAGTTTGATAAAGAATATGCTGTAAAAAACATCACATTCGACTTGTCACAAGGGAAATGTGTCGCTTTGCTCGGCCCAAATGGTGCAGGAAAGACGACAACCTTAAAAATGATTGCAGGGCTCATGCACCCCACCTCAGGTGAAGTGGAGCTCTCAAATGGAGTAAGCGGTGATATTCGAAAATACATCGGCTATTTGCCCCAACATCCGCAGTTTCACAATTGGATGACTGGCAAGGAATTTCTTCACTTCGTCGCCCGTCTCTCCAACATCCCTAAACTGGAATCTCAAAAACGAGCCGAACAGTTACTGGACCGTGTTGGTATTGCCGATGCCAAAAACCGAAGAATATCCAGTTACTCAGGTGGGATGAAACAGAGACTCGGAATTGCCCAAGCCATGATCCACAAGCCAAGCGTTCTCCTGCTTGATGAACCAGTATCCGCTTTGGACCCAATCGGGCGGCGTGATGTATTAAATTTGATGGAAGATTTAAAGCAAGAAGCTACGCTGCTCTACTCCACACATATCCTGAATGATGCGGAGGAGGCAAGTGATGAAATACTCCTCATGCATAAAGGATCTATTGTAGAATCAGGCTCTCTTCAAGATGTCAAAGAACGGCATCAGGTAGATAAAATCACGCTTCGTTTTGAAGGAAACATGGAATTATACAAAGAAATAGTAGAGGCATTCCCGTTCGTCACCCATACAGATATTCAAAAGCAAAAGCTGCATGTATATGTACAAAATATCGCTGAGGCCCGTGACGTTCTCTTAGACCTTGTACACAAAGAACAATGGCCGCTTCTCTTCTTTGAAGTAGGACAGACGACACTTGAAGATCTATTCATGAAGGTGGTGAATGAGCATGCAATGGCTGACCATCTATAA
- the trpD gene encoding anthranilate phosphoribosyltransferase: MKDTLSKVVAGEVMTEQEAFEAMDRIMNGEATTGQLMSMLSVMRYRGETVEEMTGFVRAMRENMTKMGTNDPAIVDTCGTGGDGASTFNISTAVSIVLASMGVKVAKHGNRKVSSRSGSADVLEKLGVPIDTSPEQGAKALSQKGMTFMYAPLYHKAMKHAGPARKELGFRTIFNLLGPMSNPANARRQLIGIYDTNYAEKMAETLKNLGSTHVLLATGRDGLDEITVTGKSDLVELKNGEITRFTVSPEDFGLPLGNLKDIRISETEESAQIIKDVFYGRSNESATSIVTLNAAAGLYVAGKAADLQEGVHLVQKALSEGITSKYYEMIVNEKENRQYA; the protein is encoded by the coding sequence ATGAAAGATACATTGAGTAAAGTTGTCGCAGGTGAGGTAATGACAGAACAGGAAGCCTTTGAAGCGATGGATCGAATCATGAATGGAGAAGCTACGACCGGCCAGTTGATGAGTATGTTAAGCGTAATGCGTTACCGGGGAGAAACAGTTGAAGAAATGACCGGTTTCGTTCGAGCCATGCGTGAGAACATGACCAAGATGGGTACCAATGATCCTGCCATTGTAGATACGTGTGGAACTGGCGGTGATGGCGCTTCGACATTTAATATTTCTACAGCTGTTTCCATTGTCCTTGCGAGTATGGGAGTAAAAGTTGCCAAGCACGGGAATCGGAAAGTTTCTTCCAGAAGTGGAAGTGCCGATGTTTTGGAAAAGCTGGGCGTTCCGATTGATACGAGTCCAGAGCAGGGGGCAAAGGCGCTTTCTCAAAAAGGTATGACATTCATGTATGCACCTCTTTATCACAAAGCTATGAAACACGCAGGACCTGCACGGAAAGAGCTGGGTTTTCGTACCATTTTCAACTTGCTCGGGCCCATGTCCAACCCTGCAAATGCTAGAAGACAACTGATCGGCATTTATGATACGAATTATGCAGAAAAAATGGCGGAGACTCTAAAAAACCTGGGCTCTACTCACGTGCTCTTAGCAACAGGCAGAGATGGTTTGGATGAAATTACAGTCACAGGGAAAAGTGATCTCGTTGAACTGAAGAATGGGGAAATCACTCGTTTCACGGTTTCACCTGAAGATTTTGGCCTTCCATTAGGTAATTTGAAAGACATTCGTATTTCCGAAACGGAAGAAAGTGCTCAGATCATTAAAGATGTCTTCTATGGTCGTTCAAATGAAAGTGCGACTTCCATTGTCACATTGAACGCAGCGGCTGGACTTTATGTGGCAGGGAAAGCAGCAGACCTTCAAGAAGGTGTTCATCTTGTTCAAAAAGCGCTCAGTGAAGGTATTACAAGTAAGTACTATGAAATGATAGTGAATGAAAAGGAGAATCGTCAATATGCTTGA
- the trpE gene encoding anthranilate synthase component I — MTTFNTFQNDAEEHQTIPITQSFYTDTLTPIHMFHALNHEAVYMLESQDPESPWSNYSFLGLDPMVQIKEEEQQFQIKDFDLNEVTHSADFKSAYEKVLAKLDVKQPPIDLPFKGGGVGYISYDAISDYEPVERAMEDELNLANYHLLFCKTLIAYDHKTKETTILSFARKEVDRPLEEVYSETKKRIESIISKLQKADTLPDLMLIGNETDDESFQLDSNYQPEKFKADVEKIKEYIRAGDIFQAVLSQRFHTVTDRSGFELYRVLRRVNPSPYMFYLKMDEVEVIGSSPERLLEVRDRNLEIHPIAGTRKRGRTKEEDDALAEELLQDEKELAEHRMLVDLARNDIGRVAEYGTVQVSEYMTIGRFSKVMHIISKVTGRLKESVSPIDALISSFPAGTLSGAPKVRAMQILRELEPTPRNLYGGGILYLGFDGNIDSCITIRTMTRTGKDLYIQAGAGIVADSDPEAEYQETLSKASALKKTIQLAEKVFEKSGEGVETR; from the coding sequence ATGACCACTTTTAACACATTTCAAAACGATGCTGAAGAGCATCAGACCATACCGATTACACAATCGTTTTATACGGATACGTTAACACCCATTCATATGTTTCATGCACTGAATCATGAAGCCGTGTACATGCTTGAGAGCCAGGATCCTGAATCACCATGGTCGAATTACTCATTCCTTGGTCTTGATCCAATGGTGCAAATCAAAGAGGAGGAGCAGCAGTTCCAAATCAAAGACTTTGACCTGAACGAAGTCACGCATTCTGCAGACTTCAAGTCTGCTTATGAGAAAGTACTGGCAAAGCTTGATGTGAAACAGCCTCCGATCGATCTTCCCTTTAAAGGGGGAGGAGTCGGTTATATCAGCTATGATGCAATTTCGGATTATGAGCCTGTAGAGAGAGCCATGGAGGATGAGTTGAATCTGGCTAATTATCATCTGCTTTTCTGCAAAACATTAATTGCTTACGATCATAAGACAAAAGAAACGACGATCCTATCCTTCGCCAGAAAGGAAGTGGATCGACCATTAGAAGAAGTTTATTCTGAAACGAAAAAGCGTATTGAATCCATTATAAGTAAGCTGCAGAAGGCTGACACACTTCCTGATCTCATGCTTATTGGAAATGAAACAGATGACGAATCCTTCCAGTTAGACAGCAATTATCAACCAGAAAAATTCAAAGCTGATGTGGAAAAAATCAAAGAGTATATCCGCGCGGGAGATATCTTTCAAGCGGTTTTATCTCAACGTTTTCATACAGTAACGGACCGAAGTGGATTTGAACTTTATCGGGTGTTGCGGAGAGTGAATCCTTCCCCATACATGTTTTATTTGAAAATGGATGAGGTAGAAGTCATCGGAAGTTCACCTGAACGACTCCTAGAGGTCCGTGATCGAAACCTTGAAATCCATCCCATAGCTGGAACGAGAAAAAGAGGAAGAACCAAAGAAGAAGATGACGCACTTGCTGAAGAGCTTCTTCAAGACGAGAAAGAGTTAGCAGAACATCGGATGCTCGTAGATTTAGCACGTAACGATATCGGCCGCGTAGCTGAATATGGAACGGTACAGGTAAGTGAATATATGACAATCGGACGTTTTTCGAAAGTCATGCACATCATCAGTAAAGTGACCGGTCGATTGAAGGAGAGTGTTTCGCCAATTGACGCCCTGATTTCCTCCTTTCCGGCTGGAACATTATCAGGAGCACCAAAAGTTCGGGCCATGCAGATTTTGAGAGAGCTTGAACCTACTCCTCGAAACCTTTACGGGGGTGGCATTCTTTATTTAGGCTTTGATGGAAACATTGATTCCTGCATCACCATCCGAACGATGACAAGAACAGGAAAAGACCTATATATACAGGCAGGGGCTGGAATTGTTGCTGATTCTGACCCTGAAGCAGAGTATCAGGAAACATTGAGCAAAGCGAGTGCATTGAAGAAAACGATTCAACTAGCAGAGAAGGTATTTGAGAAGAGTGGAGAAGGAGTGGAGACGAGATGA
- a CDS encoding sigma-Y antisigma factor component, translated as MKHYGPEEMPLWGWILVALILMTQSSILFIKARKIGKAPWLWGIVGLIQFPVPSIIFFILWKTAWQRKDTRIKP; from the coding sequence ATGAAACATTATGGACCTGAAGAAATGCCTTTATGGGGATGGATTCTCGTCGCCCTCATCCTGATGACACAAAGTTCAATTCTTTTTATTAAAGCAAGAAAAATTGGAAAAGCTCCCTGGTTGTGGGGAATCGTAGGGCTCATTCAATTCCCTGTGCCAAGCATCATCTTTTTCATCTTATGGAAGACGGCCTGGCAAAGGAAAGATACGAGAATAAAACCATAA
- a CDS encoding YxlC family protein translates to MTDKKTSKNLEERLRDSALQTDEQMEVTEPSLSYFENLVEEQSARWYQRLWFELTCLWGIAFVFISFLIFSLFYVPLLFVFAQIISIIVLIRYFYKERYEMVEMRQ, encoded by the coding sequence ATGACAGATAAAAAGACATCGAAAAATTTAGAAGAACGGCTGCGGGATTCGGCTCTTCAAACGGATGAACAAATGGAAGTAACAGAACCTTCCCTGTCCTACTTTGAGAATCTTGTCGAAGAACAGTCCGCCCGTTGGTACCAACGACTATGGTTTGAATTAACTTGTTTATGGGGAATTGCGTTCGTTTTCATTTCTTTCCTCATTTTCAGCTTATTCTATGTCCCTCTTTTGTTTGTGTTCGCACAAATCATCTCCATTATTGTTTTAATCCGATACTTTTATAAAGAACGCTATGAAATGGTGGAGATGCGGCAATGA
- a CDS encoding DUF6241 domain-containing protein, with protein MKRLILWFSFCLCIGAVTGAYLYVQTQGASIAHGVTGTVNAEELRAYERDGKNPFGGEISGPELTDKEYQEYIHGMAHQKVKADEKWTFFEIHPLRISWLLEHLETNDLNHKHVYKQILMKWADEDFSNAVADHNTIWEMQRGTIGRAKRLLSPEEEAEYIKENN; from the coding sequence ATGAAGAGATTAATCCTATGGTTTTCGTTCTGTCTATGTATCGGTGCCGTCACAGGAGCCTATTTGTATGTACAAACCCAGGGGGCATCCATCGCTCATGGTGTCACAGGAACAGTGAATGCGGAAGAACTGAGAGCCTATGAGAGAGATGGGAAAAACCCTTTTGGAGGAGAGATTTCAGGACCGGAATTGACAGACAAGGAATACCAGGAATACATTCATGGCATGGCACATCAGAAAGTGAAAGCAGATGAAAAATGGACGTTTTTCGAAATCCACCCCCTTCGCATCTCTTGGCTGCTCGAACATTTGGAAACGAATGATTTGAATCATAAGCATGTCTATAAACAAATTTTAATGAAATGGGCCGATGAGGATTTTTCAAATGCTGTAGCTGACCATAATACGATTTGGGAAATGCAGCGTGGTACAATTGGGAGAGCCAAGCGCCTCCTCAGTCCTGAGGAAGAAGCTGAATATATAAAAGAAAACAACTGA
- a CDS encoding ATP-dependent helicase — MEELLDGLNPSQQEAVVSTEGYVRVIAGAGSGKTRALTHRYAFIVNELGIDPANMLSVTFTNKAAHEMRRRVKKLIGGEQDTGFITTYHGFCVRVLREDIHRLFYPKNFVILDVEDQKILLREIFEDMGLKLNDKTFKRILDKIGILKGNTHYVQQMILRGAMPSVENSGDLDSQIIQQYLKKQKRVYGLDFDDLLNFVFTLFEQNQEVLEKWQDRLFYIQVDEFQDSSLKQFELVKMLAEKQGNLFVVGDPDQTIYEWRGADPKYMVDFEKYFPDAQTIFLKENYRSTPEILSLGNALIRNNYFRVDKDMLPVNPSGVKVVHYHGKDEIQEAKWIVNRIKQLVEKKKADLSEIAILYRANYLSRFVEQELIAENIEYTIFGGFKFFDRLEIKDALAHLRMIAFQDDLSFSRIINVPKRQIGKKRMSFLREKAEEEGRPLYETLKKYAGHDRLRRTGAQSFIDAIEYLKEIRGKRKVSELLQEAMQVTGYEAYRREDGDQERLDNMTELLHSIVQYEQTLGEDIDLEEYLQMVSLYTDNERADQIDSIKLMTIHTAKGLEYPYVFVIGMSESVLPNVRAIRQRKDRGLEEERRLAYVAVTRAEKELYLTESEGFQNGGQKKYPSRFIFEVEDRFFDRIGELDESLMEEAKEYIRASHRLEREPSGDFFETGTRVKHPVFGEGSIEEVDEKKNNYMVFFDRLKAPRPISRNFKKLEKL; from the coding sequence ATGGAAGAACTACTGGACGGACTTAACCCATCACAACAAGAAGCGGTTGTATCTACAGAAGGATATGTCCGCGTCATCGCAGGTGCTGGATCTGGAAAGACACGGGCCCTCACTCATCGGTATGCCTTTATCGTGAATGAGCTTGGGATCGACCCTGCTAATATGCTATCTGTAACTTTTACAAATAAAGCGGCCCATGAAATGAGACGACGGGTGAAAAAATTAATTGGGGGAGAGCAGGACACCGGTTTTATAACCACGTATCACGGATTCTGTGTCCGTGTCCTGCGTGAAGATATCCACCGGCTTTTTTACCCGAAGAATTTTGTCATCCTGGACGTGGAAGATCAGAAAATTTTACTAAGAGAAATCTTTGAAGATATGGGGTTAAAACTGAATGATAAAACATTCAAAAGAATACTCGATAAGATTGGAATTCTGAAAGGAAACACACATTATGTACAACAAATGATTCTACGTGGAGCCATGCCATCCGTAGAGAACTCTGGTGACCTGGACAGTCAGATTATTCAACAATATCTGAAGAAGCAAAAGCGTGTGTACGGACTGGATTTTGATGATTTGCTTAATTTTGTCTTTACTCTTTTCGAGCAGAATCAAGAAGTGCTCGAAAAGTGGCAGGATCGACTTTTCTACATACAGGTCGATGAATTTCAGGATAGCAGCTTAAAACAATTCGAACTTGTGAAAATGCTTGCTGAGAAACAGGGGAATCTATTCGTCGTCGGTGATCCCGATCAAACGATTTATGAATGGCGGGGAGCTGACCCTAAGTACATGGTTGACTTTGAAAAGTACTTTCCTGATGCTCAGACCATCTTTTTAAAGGAAAATTACCGTTCCACGCCAGAAATTCTCTCTTTGGGAAATGCCTTGATCCGCAATAATTATTTCAGGGTGGATAAGGACATGCTTCCTGTCAATCCTTCAGGAGTGAAAGTGGTTCATTATCATGGGAAAGACGAGATACAGGAAGCGAAATGGATTGTGAATAGGATTAAACAACTCGTGGAAAAAAAGAAAGCGGATTTGAGTGAGATCGCTATTTTGTATCGAGCGAATTACTTATCTCGTTTTGTAGAACAGGAACTTATCGCTGAAAATATCGAATATACGATTTTCGGTGGATTTAAATTCTTTGACCGCCTGGAAATTAAGGATGCCCTCGCCCACTTAAGGATGATCGCTTTTCAGGATGATTTGTCTTTCAGCCGAATCATTAATGTACCGAAGCGCCAAATTGGGAAGAAGCGGATGAGTTTCCTCAGGGAAAAAGCGGAAGAGGAGGGGCGACCTCTCTATGAAACCCTGAAAAAGTATGCGGGCCATGATCGGCTGAGGCGAACAGGTGCTCAATCTTTTATTGACGCGATCGAATATTTAAAGGAAATCAGAGGCAAAAGAAAAGTTTCGGAGCTGCTTCAAGAAGCTATGCAAGTGACGGGGTACGAAGCTTATCGGAGGGAGGACGGGGATCAAGAAAGGTTGGATAATATGACTGAGCTCCTTCATTCGATTGTCCAGTATGAGCAGACGCTTGGGGAAGATATCGATTTGGAGGAATACTTGCAAATGGTTTCTCTCTATACAGATAACGAAAGGGCAGACCAGATCGATTCCATTAAACTCATGACGATTCATACTGCCAAAGGACTGGAGTATCCTTATGTATTCGTTATTGGCATGTCGGAAAGTGTTCTCCCTAATGTCCGGGCCATCAGGCAGCGGAAAGACAGGGGACTGGAAGAGGAGCGCAGGCTTGCCTATGTAGCCGTGACGAGAGCGGAAAAGGAGCTCTATTTGACCGAATCTGAAGGTTTTCAAAATGGAGGGCAAAAGAAATACCCGTCCCGTTTTATATTTGAAGTCGAAGATCGTTTCTTTGACCGTATCGGAGAGTTGGATGAATCTCTCATGGAAGAAGCGAAAGAATATATTCGTGCCTCCCATCGTCTTGAGAGAGAGCCTTCTGGTGATTTCTTTGAAACAGGAACACGGGTCAAGCATCCCGTTTTCGGTGAAGGCTCCATCGAAGAAGTCGATGAGAAGAAGAATAATTACATGGTCTTTTTTGACCGGCTTAAAGCTCCTAGGCCGATCAGTCGGAACTTTAAAAAACTAGAAAAATTATAA
- a CDS encoding ABC transporter permease has protein sequence MSMQWLTIYKKECLESARNYKWVWVPLVFILFCIIDPLTTYYLPQILESTGGLPEGATFDIPTPPAANVFMMSISQINTLGVLVITLITMGTIAGERKSGVAELILVKPVSYIAYVTAKWAAHVTIILLSIFIGLLASWYYVQLLFGDISFIHVMSTAAFYALYIIFVISLSLFMNTWTKIPGLVLFLTISMIIVLNLITSVFSHLLEWSPTQITSHLPFLLRSGEVEQDLWMAGLITILLIISLLFGAIQTLKRREIV, from the coding sequence ATGAGCATGCAATGGCTGACCATCTATAAAAAGGAATGCCTGGAGTCCGCCAGAAATTACAAGTGGGTTTGGGTTCCGCTCGTCTTCATTCTTTTTTGTATCATTGATCCTTTAACAACTTATTACCTCCCTCAAATACTAGAATCTACTGGAGGGCTCCCTGAAGGTGCGACCTTTGATATTCCGACTCCGCCGGCAGCGAATGTATTCATGATGAGTATCTCACAAATAAATACGCTTGGAGTGCTCGTCATCACTTTGATTACAATGGGAACGATCGCTGGAGAAAGGAAATCAGGGGTTGCGGAGCTGATTCTTGTAAAGCCGGTATCTTATATCGCCTATGTGACTGCGAAGTGGGCAGCTCATGTCACAATCATTCTTCTTTCTATTTTTATCGGCTTGCTTGCAAGCTGGTATTATGTGCAACTTCTTTTTGGTGATATCTCTTTCATTCACGTAATGAGTACCGCTGCCTTTTATGCACTGTATATAATCTTTGTCATCAGCCTAAGCCTCTTCATGAACACATGGACAAAGATTCCCGGTCTTGTCTTGTTTTTAACGATTAGTATGATCATTGTCTTAAATTTGATCACCAGTGTTTTTTCTCACCTTTTGGAATGGAGTCCAACACAAATAACCTCCCACCTCCCTTTCTTACTAAGAAGCGGAGAAGTTGAGCAAGACCTCTGGATGGCTGGTTTGATCACAATATTGTTGATTATTTCCCTGCTTTTCGGAGCGATACAGACACTGAAGCGTAGAGAGATTGTATAG